ATACTTGAAATTAACGCCCGTTCTCTCGGTCGCGTAGAAATCGGCCTTTTTCAGATTGCAGTCGATGAAGGTGACATTACTGAGCTTCGCATTGGTAAAATTTGAGTAGTAGAGATCCGAATCGTCGAAGATGGTATGTTCGGCCTTTATCCCCAGAAAATTTGTGTGGATGATATCGGATCCGGAAAAATCGCAATCAAAGAAGGTTGAACCGGCAAAGACCGTGTAGGTGATGTTGCATCCCGTAAAACGACATTTCTCAAAGGTTGAGAAGGGGAAAAAGCAGAGCCGAAACCGTGAGCCACTGAAATCAATGTTACGAAAATATGCTTCGGAAAAATTGCAAGTGGTGAGGGTTTTCTCTCTCATATCCAGTTCCCGGAGGATGATGCCCGAGAAACTGATATCTTTTATGTACCTTTCTCGATCGAGAATCTCCTTGCAGCGTTTGGTGCTTGCGTCCCTGTCGGGGCTATGCTTCAGACAGGTGGTTTGACCGGTAGCCGAGAAAGAGTTGCAACCCGGCTCACTACATATGGAATTGGAAAACATAGTTTTAGAGTAATGGAAAACTCTGGCTTGTCAATACGCCGTGAAGGTTTTACTATACGGCCATGAAGAATACCGGCCCGATTGCCTTCTTTGACTCCGGTATCGGAGGATTGCCATACCTTCAGTGGGTACGAAAGAAGCTTCCCAACTTCTCATATCGTTACCTTGCCGATAGGGCGAATTTTCCTTACGGCGAAAAATCCATTGAAGAGCTGGGTGGGCTTATCATAGGCACCATGGAACGCTACATCGAACGTGTCGATCCCTCGATTGTCGTCGTCGCCTGTAATACAGCTTCGGTAACGGCGCTTCAAAAGCTCAGAGATACCTTTTCCGTTCCCTTCGTAGGGGTTGTTCCGGCGATAAAACCTGCCGCCGCTCTTTCTTGTACACATACCATTGGATTACTTGCTACAAAGCGTACCGTGGAGGATCCCTATACCGACAATCTTGTCAGGCTTTTTGCCGATGGTTTTCAGGTCGAACGATTCGCCGGTGTCGATATCGTGGATTTTGTCGAAAACCGTCTCCTTGATGCCGATCCTCTTGAAATTCGTGAGGTTCTTGCCCCTGCTGTTGCCTTTTTTTCGGAAAAAGAGGTTGATACCTTGGTTTTGGGGTGTACCCATTTTCTTCACATCAGGGATGAGATTGTCGAAGCCTTCGGCGGCCGGGTGAAAATCGTCGATTCCATCGAAGGGGTCGGAAGGCACGTTATCCAAATGGTTTCAGAATACCATGGAGGCGGGGGCGGCAGTGAGTTTTTTGTCAGCGGTATTGAAGGGGATGTCGATACATACCGCCGTTTTGCCGATGCCTATGCCCTCGGCTGGGGCGGCGTTGTGTAATGGAGTCGACGGGAACCATTCTTTGGGGGGCAAACAATATCTTTACCCTCTATGATGCCGTCGAGGATCTTACCTTGCGATGCAGGATTAAAGGCAAAGTCCTGGAACGGGGCAGTTTGCAGGAGTACAACCCCCTTGCCCCGGGGGATTGCGTCCGCTACGAACGGCAAGGTAACGAAGCCGATGAGGAGGGGATCATCCTTTCCAGAGAGGAGCGCATAAATGCCTTTGTCCGGCTCAACCAGAAGCGAAACATGCCGCAGGCAGTTGCCGCAAACATCGATTTTCTTGTTGCAATCCTCTCTCCGGTAACACCGCCGTTCCGTCCTCGCTTTCTTGATCGGGTGCTTGTAGCATCCGGGGAGCGTATACCGGTGATTATCGTGCTTAACAAGTATGATCAAATCGAGGGGTATGAAGATGTTGCCGGAGAGGCCATTGCCGCCATCGAGAAACGGCTTGATGCCTATGAGGCGATGGGGTATGAGATTTTCAGGACCTCTGCAGTTACAAAGAAAGGCACCGATTCGCTAAAAAAAAGGATAGATAGCCATTGCGTTGCTTTTTTCGGCCAATCCGGGGTCGGCAAATCTTCTCTGCTTAATACGCTTTATCCCAAGCTGGAGTTAAAGACAGGAGATGTTTCGGTAAAGTATAATAGAGGGAGACATACGACTACTTTGTCTCGAGCCTATGTCATTGGGGGAAGCATGGTGATTGATACTCCTGGAGTGAGGGAGATCATTCCCTATGGGATCGGGCCGGAAGATCTCGGCTTTTATTACAAGGATTTTTCCGCCTATAGCCACCTCTGCCAATTTCAACCCTGTACGCATCGGGAAGAACCTGGCTGCGGAGTACGGGAGGCTGTGCTTGCCGGAAAGATCCATGAAGATCGCTTTGAAAGCTATCTTCGTCTTTATGAGGAACTTGAACGGTGGAAAAAACAGTTGAGCTATTAGAATTCGGCAAAATACGAAAGGAACTTTCAGCCCGTTGTTTTAGTGAAGAGGGACGAACGCTCCTTTCCGGACAGCGTATTCTGACAAAGCGTCGCGAGTGTGAATCGCTCCATGATGATGTAGCTGCCCTACGAGTTCTGATGGAGCAGTTTCGGGAGTTACCCGCTCTCTCTTTTCCCTCAATTACAGATGCCCTTAAAGAGCTTGCCCGACCGGGATCGTTTGTTGATGGAGAACATCTCTATCCCATTGCACTTTATATCCAATCAGCCGCTATCTTGCAGGACTATGTACAAGAGGGGAGTCAGGAGCTTTTCCCCCCCCAGTCGAAGGCGGCGGTGTTTCCCATACATCTGCTCGAGCTATTGCAGCGCCTTGATCCTCCCCGTGAACTTGCTTCCCGTATCTTTTCGGTTTTGGAAGCGGATGGAAGTGTGAAAGAAAATCACCCGGAGCTGCGTGCGATACGAAAGCGTCTTGGCGCTTTACGACGGGAATTAATGGAGATGAGTTCCCGCTACATGAACGAAAGTAAGGATTTATGGCAAAATGATGTTCCAAGCCAGAAGGATGGACGGCTTGTACTTCCTCTGAAGGCGCAGCGGCGCGGGGCGGTACAGGGCATTATTCATGATGTCTCTTCAAAAGGGGCCATCCTCTATCTCGAGCCCTTTGACATTCTTGAAAAAAACAATGAGGTTGCCATCCAGGAACATGAGCTGCATCAGGTTGTTATCAAGATCCTGCGGGAGCTTTCCGCCCTTGTTCGCGACCGCTTGGAGAGCCTTGAGACGCTCATTCCTGTCATCGCAGAGATTGATGTTCTTCAGGCCCGCTCACGTCTTTCCCGCTATTATCAAGGAATTCGTCCTGTGATTATCGAAGAGGGAATCAGGCTGAAACGGGCCAGGCATCCCCTGTTGGGGGCCGATGCGGTTCCTATCGATATCGAACTGGGGGGATCGGTACGTTCTTTAATCATTTCCGGCCCCAATGCCGGGGGAAAAACCGTCACCCTGAAGACCATCGGCCTATTGGTACTGATGCATCAATTCGGAATAGAGATTCCTGCAGCCGAAGGGAGTGAATTACCGGTCTTTCGTGCCGTCTATGCCGATATCGGCGACGATCAGTCGATAGAGGCATCACTTTCTACCTTTTCAGGGCACATGAGGACCATCGCTGATATTATATCGCTTGCTCAGGCCCACACCTTAGTTCTTCTCGACGAATTGGGATCAGGCACCGATCCTGCCGAGGGATCGGTGCTTGCCATGGCGATTCTTGAGGAGCTAATTGAAAAAGATGCCCTGACGGTGTCAACCAGCCACCACGGCTTGTTGAAGAATTTCGGCTATACCCGATCGGGAGCGATGAACGCTTCCATGGATTTCGATGAGTCTTCACACATGCCTACCTACCGTGTGATTTCCGGAATCCCCGGTGAAAGCCACGCCTTTGCGATTGCACAACGCAGCGGCATGCCTCAGGCCCTGCTTGATCGAGCCGAACGCTATCGGCAAGAGTCTGCCGGCGAGGTCGGTACCATGATCAGGGAACTTGAATCTCAAACCACTCGCCTCCGCCATAACGAACAGCGCCTTAATCAGCGTGAGAAACGTCTGCGGGAAGAGGTACGGGAGAACGATCTGAAGGAACTCCGTCTTCGAAGGCGGGAGAACGAACTGCGAAAAGAGGGGTATCGCAGCCTTGATGCCTTCATGCATGAAACTCGACGTGAACTTGAAAACCTTGTTCGCGAGTTGCGTGAAGGGGAGATAAACAGGGATAAAACCCTCAAGGTAAAAGAGTTTATCGGCACGATTGAGGAACGTTCCCACAATGAAAAGGAGCTGTACGAAAAGGAGCAAAAACGTCTTTCGGTGCCCGAAGAGCGGCATCAGGAGGAGGTGTTTTCCGATTTTCCGCTTGAGGAGGGGCAGACAGTGTTTGTCTCAAACTATCAAAAACAGGGTGTACTCATAAGAAAAGAGAAAGGGGATCGTTGGCTTGTTGCGATTGGCCCGATGAAATTGCCTGTTGCGGAAAAAGAGCTTCGGGCCGTTGAGGCTCGGCAGCAAGGGGGACGGCAGGGAGTTGCCGTAAGCTATGATGCCCCATCTGCCGGTCAGAGGGCCTCTTTCGTTCTGGATCTCCGGGGAATGCGACTCCAAGAGGCCATAGACGCTCTTATCAAGCAGATAGATGCGGCGCTTGTTCAGGGCTTGAGGGAGTTTTCCGTGATCCACGGTACCGGTGAAGGGATCTTGCAGCGGGGAATACACGATTACTTGAGAGGCCATAAGGCCGTGGAATCCTACGAATTTGCTCATCCCGACGATGGAGGGGCGGGCAAAACGGTGGTACGACTGGGATGAATCCTTTTTTTGAGCTTTTATTTACCTTGATACGCTCGCCTCATTTTATTATCGTTACCGTACTCATGATCCTTGTCGTGTCTATCATTTTCTCTGTTGCCAATATTTCTCCAAGCTCCCCAAAAAAAGCAAAGCATAGGCCTCGTCCCCGCAGAAAGCGGGTTGAAACGGTGCCTCAGGTGACAAGTGATGGGACGAAAGAGGACGAAGAGGAGGTATAGAGATGGTAAATCCTCAGATGGAAGAGTGGGAAGATTTTCTTAAAAAGAGCTTCGATGAAATAGACGAAGCTCTGGAAAATCGTTATGGGAAGCTTTACCCCCTACATCCCAACAGACCTGCGAAGGGAGAAACGGCAAGTAAAAGCAGGGACGGCCTCTTCAACGTCGGAGCCGCCTTTTCCCCCGGTTTTGGTTCCGAACACGGCAGAGGTTGGGTTGTGGAAGTGGATATGGTTACCCTTGCAAAGGTTCCGAAATCAGTGCAGAGCGAGATCGAAGAGACGGTTGCCTCTATGCTGCGGGAGAAAATGGAGGCTGCCTATCCCGGAAGGGGAATTCGTATTGCAAGAGACGGTGCCGCCTTTAAAATTTACGGAAACATCGGTGTTAAGCATCGGCTTTAATCTTGCGGATACCGATAAAGACCTATAGTATTACTTTCATGAGGTAGAATAGTATGAAGGAGAAGTTACGGAAGTTTTTACGTATCC
The window above is part of the Sediminispirochaeta bajacaliforniensis DSM 16054 genome. Proteins encoded here:
- the rsgA gene encoding ribosome small subunit-dependent GTPase A, with translation MESTGTILWGANNIFTLYDAVEDLTLRCRIKGKVLERGSLQEYNPLAPGDCVRYERQGNEADEEGIILSREERINAFVRLNQKRNMPQAVAANIDFLVAILSPVTPPFRPRFLDRVLVASGERIPVIIVLNKYDQIEGYEDVAGEAIAAIEKRLDAYEAMGYEIFRTSAVTKKGTDSLKKRIDSHCVAFFGQSGVGKSSLLNTLYPKLELKTGDVSVKYNRGRHTTTLSRAYVIGGSMVIDTPGVREIIPYGIGPEDLGFYYKDFSAYSHLCQFQPCTHREEPGCGVREAVLAGKIHEDRFESYLRLYEELERWKKQLSY
- a CDS encoding pentapeptide repeat-containing protein, with translation MFSNSICSEPGCNSFSATGQTTCLKHSPDRDASTKRCKEILDRERYIKDISFSGIILRELDMREKTLTTCNFSEAYFRNIDFSGSRFRLCFFPFSTFEKCRFTGCNITYTVFAGSTFFDCDFSGSDIIHTNFLGIKAEHTIFDDSDLYYSNFTNAKLSNVTFIDCNLKKADFYATERTGVNFKYSNYEEASFGREAVL
- the murI gene encoding glutamate racemase — protein: MKNTGPIAFFDSGIGGLPYLQWVRKKLPNFSYRYLADRANFPYGEKSIEELGGLIIGTMERYIERVDPSIVVVACNTASVTALQKLRDTFSVPFVGVVPAIKPAAALSCTHTIGLLATKRTVEDPYTDNLVRLFADGFQVERFAGVDIVDFVENRLLDADPLEIREVLAPAVAFFSEKEVDTLVLGCTHFLHIRDEIVEAFGGRVKIVDSIEGVGRHVIQMVSEYHGGGGGSEFFVSGIEGDVDTYRRFADAYALGWGGVV
- a CDS encoding endonuclease MutS2 codes for the protein MEKTVELLEFGKIRKELSARCFSEEGRTLLSGQRILTKRRECESLHDDVAALRVLMEQFRELPALSFPSITDALKELARPGSFVDGEHLYPIALYIQSAAILQDYVQEGSQELFPPQSKAAVFPIHLLELLQRLDPPRELASRIFSVLEADGSVKENHPELRAIRKRLGALRRELMEMSSRYMNESKDLWQNDVPSQKDGRLVLPLKAQRRGAVQGIIHDVSSKGAILYLEPFDILEKNNEVAIQEHELHQVVIKILRELSALVRDRLESLETLIPVIAEIDVLQARSRLSRYYQGIRPVIIEEGIRLKRARHPLLGADAVPIDIELGGSVRSLIISGPNAGGKTVTLKTIGLLVLMHQFGIEIPAAEGSELPVFRAVYADIGDDQSIEASLSTFSGHMRTIADIISLAQAHTLVLLDELGSGTDPAEGSVLAMAILEELIEKDALTVSTSHHGLLKNFGYTRSGAMNASMDFDESSHMPTYRVISGIPGESHAFAIAQRSGMPQALLDRAERYRQESAGEVGTMIRELESQTTRLRHNEQRLNQREKRLREEVRENDLKELRLRRRENELRKEGYRSLDAFMHETRRELENLVRELREGEINRDKTLKVKEFIGTIEERSHNEKELYEKEQKRLSVPEERHQEEVFSDFPLEEGQTVFVSNYQKQGVLIRKEKGDRWLVAIGPMKLPVAEKELRAVEARQQGGRQGVAVSYDAPSAGQRASFVLDLRGMRLQEAIDALIKQIDAALVQGLREFSVIHGTGEGILQRGIHDYLRGHKAVESYEFAHPDDGGAGKTVVRLG